From Nonomuraea helvata, a single genomic window includes:
- a CDS encoding protein kinase domain-containing protein, whose translation MPDLRPLRPGDPERIGSYRLVGVLGSGGQGVVYRGVGDREVAIKVLHGHLSHDDDATKGFLREVEAARRVAAFCTAAILDVGTVDDRPYIVSEYVPGDTLQAVVRTFGRRVGGALDRLAISTLTALVAIHQAGIVHRDFKPGNVLMGPDGPIVIDFGIAKALDATTGTSAPVGTPAYMSPEQFRGERVGPASDVFSWAGTMVFAATGRTPFAGDTVAAVVNSVLSGLPDLTGVPPHLLGTIEICLSKDAAGRPGPAELLQRLIRQAGPGAGVLPGPGAAHPVAAHPVTGAPPDDSSRPAPSAPPGAAPVPGPPSAGGASSSGPPSAGATGAGPSGSPPVGTVQPPVGRAHAGPPPPHGARPFSGSAPTPEGRPPLSVRTGFPAGNGSVADADTAPGQGRPVSRRAVIGGAAAAAAALGVSAFTLLRPRDDLPPPIGRSTTQPTGGSPTPTAASPTPAASAQPFGTQLAESVPLPAADGAPTVLAAAGGTVVCGTAKGAVSAWDLGQAPTRLGDGGGSTTWVATGSVGSTPVAASGHLDGRMRLWSLAGESLASRKVSDPVIAVTVTAGAAVAVSQKYDGMKDLHSVVRLWDISTGKQIGSTINDHFQGVRGLAFGRMGKDDVLVTGDGGERVRVWRLSDGKMTHSFRTGEIGGIERLACGEIDGKAVLVSTHLDATLRVYDLATGKRRKKWTFSDQSPDDRGAAALVAGQTGDVPFAAVAHAPWNGDVIVRVWNLRDGDIIGVLGPGRGGAIRTLAPAKQDGRPVLAGTGDDRALRVWSLGPS comes from the coding sequence ATGCCGGACCTGCGCCCGCTCCGGCCGGGCGATCCCGAGCGGATCGGCTCGTACCGGCTCGTCGGCGTGCTCGGCTCCGGCGGCCAAGGGGTCGTCTACCGAGGCGTCGGTGACCGCGAGGTGGCGATCAAGGTGCTGCACGGGCACCTCAGCCATGACGACGACGCCACCAAGGGCTTCCTGCGGGAGGTGGAGGCGGCGCGGCGGGTGGCCGCGTTCTGCACGGCCGCGATCCTGGACGTCGGGACGGTGGACGACCGGCCGTACATCGTCAGCGAGTACGTGCCGGGCGACACGCTGCAGGCCGTGGTCCGGACGTTCGGGCGACGGGTGGGCGGGGCGCTGGACCGGTTGGCGATCTCCACGCTGACCGCGCTGGTGGCCATCCACCAGGCCGGGATCGTGCACCGGGACTTCAAGCCGGGGAACGTGCTGATGGGTCCGGACGGGCCGATCGTCATCGACTTCGGGATCGCCAAGGCGCTCGACGCCACGACCGGCACGTCCGCGCCTGTGGGGACGCCGGCGTACATGTCGCCCGAGCAGTTCAGGGGCGAGCGGGTGGGGCCCGCCTCGGACGTGTTCAGCTGGGCGGGGACGATGGTGTTCGCCGCCACGGGGCGCACGCCCTTCGCGGGGGACACGGTGGCGGCCGTGGTGAACAGCGTGCTGAGCGGCCTCCCGGACCTTACGGGGGTGCCGCCGCACCTGCTGGGAACCATCGAGATCTGCCTGTCCAAGGATGCCGCCGGTCGGCCGGGCCCGGCTGAGCTGCTGCAGCGGCTCATCCGGCAGGCGGGGCCGGGCGCCGGCGTCCTCCCGGGCCCCGGCGCGGCCCACCCTGTCGCGGCCCACCCCGTCACGGGCGCCCCGCCCGACGACTCGTCCCGACCGGCACCGTCCGCTCCGCCGGGTGCGGCGCCGGTGCCCGGCCCGCCATCCGCAGGAGGAGCGTCTTCGTCCGGCCCGCCATCCGCAGGAGCGACCGGGGCGGGGCCGTCGGGTTCGCCGCCCGTGGGAACGGTGCAACCGCCCGTTGGGAGGGCGCACGCCGGGCCTCCGCCTCCGCATGGTGCGAGGCCCTTTTCAGGTTCCGCGCCCACTCCGGAGGGACGGCCGCCGCTGTCCGTCCGTACGGGATTCCCTGCCGGGAACGGGTCGGTGGCCGATGCGGACACGGCCCCCGGGCAGGGACGGCCGGTCAGCCGGCGGGCGGTGATCGGCGGAGCCGCGGCCGCCGCGGCCGCTCTCGGGGTGTCCGCCTTCACCCTTCTCCGGCCGCGGGACGACCTCCCTCCCCCGATCGGCCGGAGTACGACCCAGCCGACCGGCGGAAGCCCGACCCCCACCGCCGCGTCGCCCACTCCTGCCGCGTCCGCGCAGCCTTTCGGCACGCAGCTCGCGGAGTCCGTACCCCTCCCGGCGGCGGACGGCGCCCCCACGGTGCTGGCCGCCGCCGGGGGCACCGTCGTGTGCGGGACGGCCAAGGGGGCGGTGTCCGCCTGGGACCTCGGCCAGGCGCCCACCAGGCTCGGGGACGGCGGGGGCTCGACGACGTGGGTGGCCACCGGCAGCGTCGGCAGTACGCCGGTGGCGGCCTCCGGGCATCTCGACGGCCGGATGCGGCTGTGGAGCCTGGCGGGCGAGAGCCTCGCCTCGCGCAAGGTGAGCGACCCCGTCATCGCCGTCACCGTCACGGCGGGCGCGGCGGTGGCCGTGTCGCAGAAGTACGACGGCATGAAGGACCTCCACAGCGTCGTACGGCTCTGGGACATCTCCACCGGAAAGCAGATCGGCTCGACGATCAACGACCATTTCCAGGGCGTCAGAGGGCTGGCCTTCGGGCGGATGGGCAAGGACGACGTGCTCGTCACGGGCGACGGCGGCGAACGCGTCCGGGTGTGGCGGCTGTCGGACGGGAAGATGACGCACTCGTTCCGCACCGGGGAGATCGGCGGGATCGAGCGGCTGGCCTGCGGCGAGATCGACGGCAAGGCCGTGCTCGTGTCGACTCACCTGGACGCGACCCTGCGCGTGTACGACCTGGCGACGGGCAAGCGCAGGAAGAAGTGGACGTTCAGCGATCAGAGCCCGGACGACCGGGGCGCCGCGGCCCTCGTCGCGGGGCAGACAGGAGACGTGCCCTTCGCCGCCGTCGCCCACGCTCCCTGGAACGGCGACGTCATCGTCCGCGTCTGGAACCTCCGCGACGGCGACATCATCGGCGTGCTCGGCCCCGGGCGCGGCGGGGCGATCCGCACGCTGGCGCCGGCGAAGCAGGACGGCCGCCCCGTGCTCGCCGGCACGGGCGACGACCGCGCGCTCCGCGTCTGGAGCCTCGGCCCGAGCTGA
- a CDS encoding phytanoyl-CoA dioxygenase family protein, translating to MRTTLLTSVQVAGFVAAGYLRLDGVVPDELNDQAIDVLEAGIPRSPYGTPVAKAFPDGSFARRLIELPAVAGALHSLVGPDPTVDHHAVHVREPREGHAQPLHADAIIDTRMDAFDVQLMYYPREVSADMGGTLVVPGSHLRRTNESDTGRYQNLRGQTRLTCPAGTVMLLHHGIWHGGRRNDSDVRRYMFKIRFNPTVPQVRLWDVSDLEDPAVSAELDRRFPWYEHATGRLEAHNRVRLWRAMTGDPSFDVEYWNTRVNNRPGRVA from the coding sequence ATGCGAACCACTTTGCTGACGTCCGTACAGGTCGCCGGATTCGTGGCCGCCGGTTACCTGCGGCTCGACGGGGTCGTCCCGGACGAGCTCAACGACCAGGCGATCGACGTGCTCGAGGCGGGCATCCCCCGCTCGCCCTACGGAACCCCGGTCGCCAAGGCCTTCCCCGACGGGTCGTTCGCCCGGAGACTGATCGAGCTGCCCGCCGTCGCGGGCGCCCTGCACTCGCTCGTCGGCCCCGACCCGACCGTCGACCACCACGCCGTGCACGTACGCGAGCCGCGCGAGGGCCACGCGCAGCCGCTGCACGCCGACGCCATCATCGACACCCGCATGGACGCCTTCGACGTGCAGCTCATGTACTACCCGCGCGAGGTGAGCGCGGACATGGGCGGCACGCTGGTGGTGCCGGGCAGCCACCTGCGCCGGACCAACGAGAGCGACACCGGCCGCTACCAGAACCTGCGCGGCCAGACCCGGCTGACCTGCCCGGCCGGGACCGTGATGCTGCTCCACCACGGCATCTGGCACGGCGGGCGGCGCAACGACAGCGACGTGCGGCGCTACATGTTCAAAATCCGCTTCAACCCGACCGTGCCGCAGGTGCGGCTCTGGGACGTCTCCGACCTGGAGGACCCTGCCGTGTCGGCCGAGCTGGATCGGCGTTTCCCGTGGTACGAGCACGCGACCGGGCGGCTGGAGGCGCACAACCGGGTGCGGTTGTGGCGGGCCATGACGGGCGATCCCTCGTTCGATGTCGAGTACTGGAACACGCGTGTGAACAACCGTCCCGGGAGGGTCGCATGA